From the Garra rufa chromosome 17, GarRuf1.0, whole genome shotgun sequence genome, one window contains:
- the slc52a3-2a gene encoding riboflavin transporter 2, translated as MSILTHVLAGLFGMGSWVTICGLWVELPLIVPQVPEGWYLPSYISVIVQLANIAPLFVTLMHRFRPGKLNETAVIYFIVGFGILASLFLAFFWSETILVQGVKRSVPLLLLIFFISIVDCTSSVTFLPFMTQLKAEYLMTYYVGEGLSGLVPALVAMVQGVGVMECINASQILRFNETQLNKSERDANFLVPHYQLTNFSVEAYFFFLTAMMVVCLVAFLLLNYHPAVAREHPSNINGNRDAISHWKNKKSEQKPMMLSQKSSQKTRSMFGTGMYTWMQVMYIYIILAWVTSLTNTGLPSVQSYSCLPYGDQAYHWSATMANVANPIACFISMFYTQRSLVLMGVLTSIGSLFGVYIMGMAVLSPCPLLVNETSGAVVIVLAWFFFIFTLSYVKVIVAVILRDEGHSALVWCGAVVQLGSMLGAVTMFPLVNIYDFFTSGDPCNTSCL; from the exons ATGTCTATCCTCACCCATGTTTTGGCTGGCCTGTTTGGCATGGGCTCCTGGGTCACCATCTGTGGTCTATGGGTGGAGCTTCCTCTAATCGTTCCACAGGTACCTGAGGGCTGGTATCTTCCCTCCTACATCTCCGTTATTGTCCAACTGGCCAACATCGCACCTCTGTTTGTCACATTAATGCACCGCTTCCGTCCAGGAAAGCTCAATGAAACAGCAGTGATCTATTTTATTGTTGGTTTTGGGATATTGGCAAGTCTTTTCCTAGCTTTCTTCTGGAGTGAGACGATATTGGTGCAAGGGGTGAAGCGCAGCGTTCCTCTCTTGCTCCTCATCTTCTTTATCTCAATAGTGGACTGCACCTCTTCGGTGACGTTCCTTCCCTTCATGACACAGCTAAAGGCAGAGTATCTCATGACGTATTATGTAGGAGAAGGCCTGAGCGGACTTGTCCCAGCTTTAGTGGCGATGGTTCAAGGTGTAGGTGTGATGGAATGTATCAATGCATCTCAAATCCTCAGATTCAATGAAACACAGCTTAACAAGTCTGAAAGAGATGCTAACTTCCTAGTGCCTCACTACCAACTTACCAACTTTTCAGTTGAAGCCTATTTTTTCTTCCTGACTGCTATGATGGTGGTTTGTTTGGTGGCGTTCTTACTTTTGAACTACCATCCGGCAGTGGCTCGGGAGCATCCCAGTAACATAAATGGAAATAGAGATGCCATATCGCACTGGAAAAACAAGAAATCTGAACAGAAACCAATGATGCTTTCTCAAAAGTCTAGTCAGAAAACCAGGAGCATGTTTGGGACAGGGATGTACACATGGATGCAAGTGATGTACATCTACATTATTCTAGCATGGGTGACATCTCTGACCAATACCGGATTGCCATCAGTGCAGTCGTACTCATGTTTACCTTATGGGGACCAGGCCTATCACTGGTCAGCCACAATGGCGAATGTTGCCAATCCTATAGCTTGCTTCATCAGCATGTTTTACACGCAAAG GTCTTTAGTGTTGATGGGAGTTCTCACTTCCATTGGCTCTCTTTTTGGAGTTTACATTATGGGCATGGCTGTGTTGAGTCCATGTCCACTGCTAGTTAATGAGACCTCTGGAGCTGTCGTTATT GTGTTGGCGTGGTTCTTTTTTATATTCACCCTGTCATACGTAAAGGTGATTGTTGCTGTCATCTTGCGAGATGAAGGCCACAGCGCTCTTGTGTGGTGTGGAGCTGTAGTGCAGTTGGGCTCAATGTTGGGGGCAGTGACTATGTTTCCTCTGGTCAATATATATGACTTTTTCACCTCAGGTGACCCGTGTAACACTAGTTGTCTATGA